The Raphanus sativus cultivar WK10039 chromosome 2, ASM80110v3, whole genome shotgun sequence genome includes a region encoding these proteins:
- the LOC108827520 gene encoding PHD finger protein MALE MEIOCYTE DEATH 1 isoform X2 — protein MPLEDDVFDLQTHLLHGVIHTNGFGHLICVNGLEGGSRYLCGRETVDLWDRICTSLGARMVTVEDSCKKRSLDLRLLYGVAYGHSWFGRWGYKFCRGSYGVTKNDYENAIELLGSLELDQIEIDFGEHKQCKRIKQVFRYYREMSEGHLKTLKDLLRFILIIKSHAPQKNKLHAAPAPPSLSTDSPHKKLSNRSFMKKSDAVENEKSQGYRSYSTVAANLGSRWPVRRLEYAAGVIVEALKEMKARKQSGMTRQDVRDTARLHIGDTGLLDYVLKSMNNVTVGNVLVQRYVDPLTRILHYTIQELGECSEVVEQKKDPVIEAVPLRVVSESKAGGNVHGDHLLLLYTNVLLNYPSSESVRAAVQVVLDSKHFIKEWPLWDSDDKMFQFVCRINPSLIDMRTEQITELPPGELVTVSLQATVFDLKQAIEETFRDTYCILTNFVVSEIDELKEDEDSDLLFGKLESCSALTVRGYGIDLESDLKFQGGCDTWMVKCVCRARDDDGERMISCDVCEVWQHTRCCGIDDSDTLPPLYVCSSCCDEFADQQKRVLLPKYEFPNPDQMLMIGAADDYFGEDEGCLGMIMFPSDSFASEQYIL, from the exons ATGCCTCTAGAAGATGATGTATTCGATCTGCAAACGCATCTTCTACATGGAGTGATTCACACTAACGGGTTTGGTCATTTGATCTGCGTCAATGGCTTGGAGGGAGGATCGAGGTACTTGTGCGGGAGAGAGACGGTTGATCTTTGGGATCGAATTTGCACTAGCCTCGGAGCAAG GATGGTAACTGTTGAGGATTCGTGTAAGAAGAGGTCTTTGGATCTTCGGTTGCTGTACGGTGTGGCGTATGGACACTCGTGGTTTGGGAGATGGGGATACAAGTTCTGTCGTGGGAGTTACGGTGTGACGAAGAACGATTACGAGAATGCTATAGAGCTTCTTGGCTCCCTTGAGCTTGATCAGATTGAGATTGATTTTGGTGAGCATAAACAGTGCAAAAGGATCAAGCAGGTTTTCCGGTACTACAGAGAGATGAGTGAAGGGCACTTGAAGACGTTGAAAGATCTCTTGCGGTTCATCCTTATCATCAAGTCCCACGCTCCTCAAAAGAACAAGCTTCACGCTGCTCCTGCTCCTCCTTCTCTCTCAACTGATTCTCCTCATAAGAAACTATCAAACAGGTCGTTTATGAAGAAAAGCGATGCCGTGGAGAACGAGAAGTCTCAGGGATACAGGAGTTACAGCACCGTGGCAGCTAATTTGGGAAGTAGATGGCCTGTGAGGAGACTGGAGTATGCTGCTGGAGTCATTGTGGAGGCACTAAAAGAGATGAAAGCACGGAAGCAGAGTGGTATGACTCGGCAAGATGTTAGGGATACAGCTAGATTGCATATCGGAGATACGGGTCTGCTAGACTACGTGTTGAAGTCGATGAACAATGTGACTGTTGGGAATGTTTTGGTTCAACGTTATGTGGATCCTCTTACAAGGATTCTTCACTACACCATACAGGAGCTTGGTGAATGTAGTGAAGTGGTGGAACAGAAGAAAGATCCTGTTATTGAGGCGGTTCCTTTGAGGGTTGTCTCTGAATCAAAAGCTGGAGGTAATGTTCATGGAGATCATCTGTTGTTACTATACACAAATGTGCTGTTGAACTACCCAAGCTCCGAGTCAGTGAGAGCTGCAGTTCAAGTAGTCCTAGACAGCAAACATTTCATAAAGGAGTGGCCTTTATGGGACAGCGATGACAAAATGTTCCAATTTGTTTGTCGTATCAATCCAAGTTTGATTGATATGAGAACAGAACAGATCACAGAGCTGCCTCCAGGTGAACTAGTCACAGTCTCGTTACAAGCCACAGTCTTTGATCTAAAGCAAGCCATTGAAGAGACTTTCAGAGATACTTACTGCATCTTGACAAACTTTGTGGTGAGCGAGATCGATGAGCTGAAGGAAGATGAGGATAGCGACTTGCTGTTTGGGAAACTCGAGTCTTGCTCTGCTTTGACTGTGAGAGGATATGGGATTGATTTGGAATCGGATCTGAAGTTTCAAGGTGGATGTGACACATGGATGGTGAAATGTGTTTGCAGAGCTAGAGATGACGATGGAGAGAGGATGATCTCGTGTGACGTATGTGAGGTTTGGCAGCACACAAGATGCTGTGGAATAGATGATTCAGATACTTTGCCTCCACTTTATGTGTGTTCGAGTTGTTGTGATGAATTTGCAGATCAACAGAAGAGAGTTTTGCTGCCCAAGTACGAGTTTCCGAATCCAGATCAGATGCTGATGATTGGAGCAGCGGATGATTACTTCGGCGAAGATGAGGGATGTCTTGGAATGATAATGTTTCCTTCAGATAGTTTCGCTAGTGAGCAATACATTTTGTAA
- the LOC108827520 gene encoding PHD finger protein MALE MEIOCYTE DEATH 1 isoform X1, with protein sequence MPPLPIIETCRKRKRRPSVYSLQRLGEEEFPISRSGSFRDNVRVFLREFAEVEEYNVRGSPVWCTLLNHEAKSSVIPLYVIEEDVVRSSEPYCDHCRCTGWSNHFVSKRKYHFIIPVESEWSMPLEDDVFDLQTHLLHGVIHTNGFGHLICVNGLEGGSRYLCGRETVDLWDRICTSLGARMVTVEDSCKKRSLDLRLLYGVAYGHSWFGRWGYKFCRGSYGVTKNDYENAIELLGSLELDQIEIDFGEHKQCKRIKQVFRYYREMSEGHLKTLKDLLRFILIIKSHAPQKNKLHAAPAPPSLSTDSPHKKLSNRSFMKKSDAVENEKSQGYRSYSTVAANLGSRWPVRRLEYAAGVIVEALKEMKARKQSGMTRQDVRDTARLHIGDTGLLDYVLKSMNNVTVGNVLVQRYVDPLTRILHYTIQELGECSEVVEQKKDPVIEAVPLRVVSESKAGGNVHGDHLLLLYTNVLLNYPSSESVRAAVQVVLDSKHFIKEWPLWDSDDKMFQFVCRINPSLIDMRTEQITELPPGELVTVSLQATVFDLKQAIEETFRDTYCILTNFVVSEIDELKEDEDSDLLFGKLESCSALTVRGYGIDLESDLKFQGGCDTWMVKCVCRARDDDGERMISCDVCEVWQHTRCCGIDDSDTLPPLYVCSSCCDEFADQQKRVLLPKYEFPNPDQMLMIGAADDYFGEDEGCLGMIMFPSDSFASEQYIL encoded by the exons ATGCCGCCGCTTCCGATAATCGAAACCTGCCGCAAGCGAAAGAGGAGGCCGAGCGTGTACAGTCTCCAGCGATTGGGAGAAGAAGAGTTCCCGATCAGCCGGAGCGGGAGCTTCCGAGACAACGTCAGGGTTTTTCTCCGGGAGTTCGCGGAGGTCGAGGAGTACAACGTCCGCGGATCGCCTGTTTGGTGCACGCTTCTGAATCACGAGGCGAAGAGCTCAGTGATTCCTCTCTACGTCATCGAAGAAGACGTCGTTCGATCCTCCGAACCCTACTGTGATCACTGCAGGTGCACAG GATGGAGCAATCACTTTGTGTCAAAGCGAAAGTATCATTTTATAATACCGGTTGAGAGCGAGTGGAGTATGCCTCTAGAAGATGATGTATTCGATCTGCAAACGCATCTTCTACATGGAGTGATTCACACTAACGGGTTTGGTCATTTGATCTGCGTCAATGGCTTGGAGGGAGGATCGAGGTACTTGTGCGGGAGAGAGACGGTTGATCTTTGGGATCGAATTTGCACTAGCCTCGGAGCAAG GATGGTAACTGTTGAGGATTCGTGTAAGAAGAGGTCTTTGGATCTTCGGTTGCTGTACGGTGTGGCGTATGGACACTCGTGGTTTGGGAGATGGGGATACAAGTTCTGTCGTGGGAGTTACGGTGTGACGAAGAACGATTACGAGAATGCTATAGAGCTTCTTGGCTCCCTTGAGCTTGATCAGATTGAGATTGATTTTGGTGAGCATAAACAGTGCAAAAGGATCAAGCAGGTTTTCCGGTACTACAGAGAGATGAGTGAAGGGCACTTGAAGACGTTGAAAGATCTCTTGCGGTTCATCCTTATCATCAAGTCCCACGCTCCTCAAAAGAACAAGCTTCACGCTGCTCCTGCTCCTCCTTCTCTCTCAACTGATTCTCCTCATAAGAAACTATCAAACAGGTCGTTTATGAAGAAAAGCGATGCCGTGGAGAACGAGAAGTCTCAGGGATACAGGAGTTACAGCACCGTGGCAGCTAATTTGGGAAGTAGATGGCCTGTGAGGAGACTGGAGTATGCTGCTGGAGTCATTGTGGAGGCACTAAAAGAGATGAAAGCACGGAAGCAGAGTGGTATGACTCGGCAAGATGTTAGGGATACAGCTAGATTGCATATCGGAGATACGGGTCTGCTAGACTACGTGTTGAAGTCGATGAACAATGTGACTGTTGGGAATGTTTTGGTTCAACGTTATGTGGATCCTCTTACAAGGATTCTTCACTACACCATACAGGAGCTTGGTGAATGTAGTGAAGTGGTGGAACAGAAGAAAGATCCTGTTATTGAGGCGGTTCCTTTGAGGGTTGTCTCTGAATCAAAAGCTGGAGGTAATGTTCATGGAGATCATCTGTTGTTACTATACACAAATGTGCTGTTGAACTACCCAAGCTCCGAGTCAGTGAGAGCTGCAGTTCAAGTAGTCCTAGACAGCAAACATTTCATAAAGGAGTGGCCTTTATGGGACAGCGATGACAAAATGTTCCAATTTGTTTGTCGTATCAATCCAAGTTTGATTGATATGAGAACAGAACAGATCACAGAGCTGCCTCCAGGTGAACTAGTCACAGTCTCGTTACAAGCCACAGTCTTTGATCTAAAGCAAGCCATTGAAGAGACTTTCAGAGATACTTACTGCATCTTGACAAACTTTGTGGTGAGCGAGATCGATGAGCTGAAGGAAGATGAGGATAGCGACTTGCTGTTTGGGAAACTCGAGTCTTGCTCTGCTTTGACTGTGAGAGGATATGGGATTGATTTGGAATCGGATCTGAAGTTTCAAGGTGGATGTGACACATGGATGGTGAAATGTGTTTGCAGAGCTAGAGATGACGATGGAGAGAGGATGATCTCGTGTGACGTATGTGAGGTTTGGCAGCACACAAGATGCTGTGGAATAGATGATTCAGATACTTTGCCTCCACTTTATGTGTGTTCGAGTTGTTGTGATGAATTTGCAGATCAACAGAAGAGAGTTTTGCTGCCCAAGTACGAGTTTCCGAATCCAGATCAGATGCTGATGATTGGAGCAGCGGATGATTACTTCGGCGAAGATGAGGGATGTCTTGGAATGATAATGTTTCCTTCAGATAGTTTCGCTAGTGAGCAATACATTTTGTAA